The sequence CGGCCTTTTTCTTAGCTGTCGACGTTGCCGCTTTCAGCGACTCTTTTTTGGTGACGGCCTTACCGGCGGCCTTTTTCTTGCCTGTCGACACAGTTGCATTTACAGGTTCCTTTTTTTCAATGGCATTAATAGCCTTCCTCTTCACCTGCGTCGCCGTCTGTTTCACTGTGACGTCTGAGGTATCCTTCAGGTTTTCTTCGGCAAATGTCCGGAACAGGCATGCTACAAGGAAAGCAGCCATAAAAATAAATACCTTTTTGGTAAAATCGGTAATACTTGGATTCAACATCATTTCCTCCCCGTTTGTTTGATACTTCCAATGTAACAGATAATGGTGATGTTTCGGGCATAGCGGCTGGTATGTTTTTTTATGCTTTTTGGTATAATACCGTCGTGAGAAAAAGGATGATGTTGTTTAAAAGGTTCTGATCGGGGTATAATGCCGAATGGAATTGTATTTCCTTTTAAAAGACGTAATAGCGATCACCGGGCTTTCGGCTTCGAATATACGTCAGAAAATCGCCAATTATTCCTATACGGTTGAAAAACAATACGTCAACAGGTCAAAGGCATTTATCGGTATAAAACCCGACGCCTCTTCGGCTACATCGCCGAGGGTATTCAGCTATTCCCATATCGGGATGCTCCTCTACACGAAAAGCAAACCCGGCAAGCCGTCCGGGGGAGAAAACAAGCTACCGCAGGATATCGATTACGAGGCGTATCTGAAAAAGGATCATCCCGATGTGTATGAAAAACTGAAAGCACTTGAAGAGAAAAATATCACCATTGCCGTCGTTACTTCCATGCAATAAACTGTAACATATATGTTATAGTTTCAGCCGATACGCCGTCACTTTCTCCCGACAATCCTGAAAAGTTCTTCCTTTGAAATCCGGTACCAGAGGGGCCTTCCGTGCGGGCAGCGGGCGTCTTGCAGGGCAAAGACACCTTTTAGAATTTCGGTCGCAGTTATGGAGTCGACCTCATCGCCGTCTTTGATCGCGCCCCGGCATGCCGCAAGACTGCACAGCCTGTGTTCGATTTCCTCGATCGTACCGTTATTCCCCTTGAGCAATTCAATGAGATCGCTTGAGGGAATCGAATGATAATGGGCGGGGAGTGCGGTGATTTCATAACAGGCGGTTCCCACTTTTTCGAGTCTTATGCCGAGTGATTCGAAGGATTTCATGTCCGCGGAAAGCTGAGTTTCTTCATCGGGGGTGAGGTCGAAGGAGACGGGAAAAAGAAGCTCCTGCGCGGATGCATCTTTTTCTTTGAGTTCATCAAAGAGAAGCCGTTCGTGTGCCGCATGCTGGTCTACCAGGTAAAGGTTTTCACCGTATTCGGCAACGAGAAAGAGCCCGAACGCACGTCCCAGATAATGTGGGACAATTGTCGTAACGATTTTTTCCTCTGCAAAGGATGCCGTCCGGTCGTTTTTTATTGTTTCGCGGGCTTTATCCGATGACAGGCCGCCGGAAAAGGGAAATGATTTTTCTTTTACCACCCCGGAAGCCGTATCGAACACGAGCGGCTTCTGGTTCTCCGTGTCTCCGGTCACGAAAGACGTTCGTGTCGAAATACCGATGTGAAAACGGGAAAGGAAGGTCGTAAGGAGGGTAATGAGGACGGACCTGATCTGGGGAATGATACGTATCCTGCATTCCTTTTTCGCCGGATGTATGTTGAAATCGACGAGTTCTGGTTCGATATCGAGAAAGACGAACGCGACCGGGTAATCCTTGCCGGGCATTGAGGAACGGTAACCGTATTCGACCGCCTGGATGAGGCCGTATTCGTACACCCGCCGTTTGTTGACGAATATTTGAATATACCGTTTGTCTTTTTTGCATACGGAAGGCGATGCCGCGATAAGGCGGAGGGAGAAATGAGGGGCCGATTCCTCGAGAATGTGGAGGGATGAGGGAGGAATACCATCACCGTATGCCGCAGCCACACGGGCGACGGGATCCGTTGCGGGGAGGGAAATTTTAAGTGTGTTGTTCGAAAAATAACGAAATCCGACGCCGGGGAAGGGGAGTGCCTTGTCGATATAGACCGCCCTGCACATGGCACTTTCTCCGGAGACCGATTTCAGAAATTTTTTGCGGGCGGGCATGTTGTGAAAAAGGTCACCGGCATCGACGGTGGTTCCCTTCGCGGCCGCCCGGGGCTCGAGCGATACGAGTTTTCCACCGTGAACGATAAGGCGGTTGCCGCATTCGGCGCCGGGTGCGGTGGATATAATTTCAAGCCTGGAACAGGTTGCGATACTCGCGAGGGCTTCTCCCCTGAATCCCAGAGAATCGACCTTGTAGATATCGCTGAATGTCTCGATTTTCGAGGTCGTATGGGGAAGAAAACAGAGTTTCAGGTCTTCTTCCGTCATTCCCGCACCGTCGTCGGTTACCCGGACGCGGGAAATTCCGCCGTCCTCGATCGTGACGGAAATCTCGCTGCTTCCGGCATCGAGTGAGTTGTCGATGAGTTCTCTTACCACGGAAAACGGCCGGTCGATGACCTCGCCGGCCGCTATTTTTTGCGCAACATCCTCCCGGAGGACCTTTATCCTCCGGGATGCATTCATTTCACCTTGCATGGCGCGGCTCCCTGCCGTAACGGCTATTTCTTCCGGTACAACGCCGCGCCGTATTTCTTTTAACCGCAAGGGTTAGCCGCGGAGTATAAACCGGTCAGAATGAAATTCTCGTTTCAATACTGAACGTGAAGTCGATCTCCTTCGTCACTCCGTCGGATTTGTAGACAACGTCACCGGTTGCCTGATCGCGCCTTACCGCCGTCGTCAAAAGAAGGGCGAGGTCGAGGTTCGGCGCGGCGCCATAAACGAGTTCGCCGTTGAGTACCGTGTATTCGTCGAACCAGTCGAGCTTTTTCCCTTCCGGTGAATCCTCTCCCGCAAGCATTTTCGCAAAATAAATTCTGTCGTAACCGATCGACCCGGACAAGTTTACCACAGGGATCACGTCTTTGAAAAGGGTGAATCGGGCATGAAAACTGTCTTCTCCTTCCATGAACTTGAAGCCGTCGAGGGAGTCGATGGTAATCGGAAACATATAACCCAGTTCGATCGAGAAAATCTTTTCCCAGGTGTAGCCTGCCTGTCCGTAGATTCCCATGTTGATATTGTCGAGTATGTCATCGTCGGGATTGACGATCGAATTCGCGACCGCGACCGCCGTGCTGCTGCTCGTTCTGTCATAAGCGGTGTTATAGAAGTAAGGCCTGAAGGTACCGGTGAAATACCTGAAATCGACGACATAATCGATGACGGCTACATTCCCCATAATTCCGGTGAAAAAACCGTAATTTCTCATAAAGGTATCGGGATCGTCTTCCGGGAACATGGCACCGAATGCGGGTCCGGCTTCGATTTCGGAATAGGCGCCGGTTCCGTCACTCAGAAACCACGGAATGAGACCGGCGACATCGGCAAACAGAATCACACTGAGCAGATCACTTTCGACGAACGGATAATCGACATCAAATCCGAGATTGAGAAACATCGGGTTGCCGATTTCATCCGCCGACGGCATGATTCCCGATTCTTCAGGCAGATCCGCGCCCGGATTGATATCGGCGATACAGGTCAGTCCGAATGCCAGCGGAAACGCCGGGGCGAACGGCCTGATGTATCCCCGTGCGCCGAAGATCCGCGGTGAGGTAATGATCTCGGAAATATCGTTGTTGATAAACTCGAATCCGTATTTTTCGAAGTCGAGTCCTAGATTGATACCGATACGCCTGATCGCGGGAAAATCGGATGCGTTGGAGTAATTGTTCATGATAAGACCGTGGCCGACGGTAAAATCGTCGACATTACCGACCTTGAACCATACCTCGTCCCGCATCTCCCCCCACTGAACGTACTTGATCTTGAGGAAAAGGTCCGATAGAAAATCCCCCACACCGTCGATGGGGTCACTCTGATCAAGACCGAACGACCATTCGTTATTGCCTTTCGGTTTGTACCACAGATCAGGGTCGAACATGTCCTTTTCATAGATAATTGGGAGGTAGAGTGCCATCTTGAGATCACCGATCTTGAAGGTCGGCTGGATGACGGCTTTTGCGTATGTATGTTCGCCGATGGTAATCGAACCGATCTCCATCCCGATCATTTCCTTGAGTGCCTTCACCCATTCAGGGTCTTCAGGCTTTTCCTTTTCAGCGGGTTCTTCACCGGTCCCCGTAGCGGGGCCTTTGTCAACCGGTTTTTTCTCTTTTTCCTTTTTCTCCTGTTCTTTCTTGTCTGCCGCCTCTTTCTTTTCCTTTTCCTCTTTCTCCTTGTCGGAGACTTCCGGTTCGACGGTCGGTTCCGGTTTGTCCTTTGTCTTCACCTTTTCGAGTTTGAGTTTCCGAAACTCGAGGTTTTTGCCGATGACATTCCGCCTGAAATCATCGGGTATGATTTTCGCCTCGAAGGTGTCGTCAAAGGTGTTGGCCATCGTATTTTCCCTGATGTCGATGGCTTTACCGGTTTTTTTGTTTGTCAGTTTTGCCTTTCCGTGGAGCACCCAGCATGAGTCCTCATTTTTTGTCGGGGCCAAGTACATGCCGACATCGGTCCCGCGAACACCGCACACGGCGGAGTACCCGTTGAACTGATAGCGTTCTTCTTCCGTGATGGAGGCGACAACGGCCCTGAATTTGCCAACGGTAAGCGAGAAAATATTTTTTTCAGCCGCTTCCGCCCCGATTATCGAATCAAGAGCGAACGACGACAATTCATCTATTTTTATAATGGTGGTGTCGGCGAGTTCGAGTTCCGCATATCCCCCTGAAAGGGTATGAATCGTCGCGCCGACGGGTATCTCGTATCCTTCATAAAGTGCATCCTCATAGACATACTCGCCGTCGGGAAGCTGGATATCGGTATTGAAAAAATCCATAAGCAATACCGGATAACTATCCTCCGCGTTGGCCGCGATTGACGCAAAGAGGAATACGAAAACCATAAAAAATTTTATCATTCTATGCATAATCACCCTCCAATCCTGCTAAAATGATATCGATGTTTCAAGACCCGACCGGACATCCCAATCTCCCGTGTCACCGTTATAAGCAAGCTGATAGAGAAACGAGATGATTGCCGGTCCTGTCTGATAATTGAGTTTTCCCATAATAAAAGCATCTTCGGGATTAATGAGGTTCTCGAAGGTTCGTAAAAATGCCTTGTCGTAGATTCCCTCGATCGAAAAACCCGGGACGAGGTTGTTCGGAATGGTGAGGATTCCCCTCAGATGCGGATAATTTGACGGATTATCGGTATTGCCCGGTTCCACTTCGCCAAAGGGTCCGTCAAGGACGACTCGGAAATCGAAAAGCCCCTCCATTCCCGTTCCAAGCGTGGCAAGCCACCCCATATAGCCGGGAGAAACTCCCGAAATCCGTTCGATATTATTATAATCGTCGACCCTGGTAAGATCGTAGGTGCCGTCAAAATAGTTGGGGATAAAACCTTCGCCGATAAATCTTATTTGCGCACCGTAGAGTATGAAGTTGAACAGGCTTCCCCCGAACCCGATCATCCCGCCGGCTGATTCGAATTGATATGTGGCCGCGTCGCCGAAAAGGGCCAGACCGATAATGTCCGAGGAGAGGAGGGGGAGATAGACGTCGAGGTCGTAGAAAAAGACGTTCGCATCGTCACCGAGATCCACATCGGAGTAGGCATCCGGGTTGATGTCGCCGGCGACGGTGATACCCACCTGCATCGCTTCGAAGACGGGGATGTTTGTGTAGATGAGGGGTCGGAAAAAGAGTCTGGCGCCAAGGACGTCCCAGTTGATGATATTGCCGAGAAATGTCTCGAAACCGATCAACGGAAGCCCGAAAAGTGCGCCGTCCATATCGAAACTCAGTCCGAAAACGCGGGTCTCCGGAAGGAAAAGCGAGTTCGAGTAATATCCCATGATAAACCCATTGCCGAGGGTACCGTCGTCGATCGAACCGAATTTTGCGTAAATGTCTTCTCCCTTCTGGCCGTAGCGGATATATCTGAACTTGGAGACATAGAGTTCCAGAATATTGAGAAACGTGGGGTCTGCGGGGACCCAGTCTTCATCTCTTATAATGAGTTCGTTGTTCTGAAACTGATAGTGAAACACGAGTTCGAATCCGATGCCGAACTTGCCGAAACCGAAATCGGGGCCCAAAGCGAGTTTCTGGTATGACACGGCTTCATCGTCTTCCATGAATGTTTCCACCCCCAATCCAAGATTAAACGAGAATGAAAAACCGCCGCCGTCGGATTCTTCTTCCGGCTCTTCCTGGGAAAAAAGCGGAAAAGAAATGCAGCAAAGTAATAAAACAAGTAAAAAAGGAACTATTTTTCTTCCGGGCATACCTACCTCCTTGTCACTTATAAATATAGTGCAGAAAATCGATTAATTCCAATGATCGGGGGAGGTAATTGAAACCTGTTTACCTTAACCGACGGATTTTGAAACATGCTTTGGCAACGTCGATAATGGTCAGGGTGGCCGGGATATTATCGGTCAGGAAAAACCCTGTAATTTGAATTTCAAAGTGACTTCGCCGGTATTTTTATCCACATGTACCATTTTCGATTCATCGTCGGCGATGACAGGTTTGCCCGTTGCCATCATGGTGAGTCCGCTTAAAAACTTCAGGCCGTTTTCGAGAACCTCTTCCATTATTGCCGCATCAGGGACACTCTCGTGAGAATCTATGTTTTCTTCCGCCGCATCGGATATTTTTTCTTCTTCAGCGGCTTCCTCTTTTTCAAAATCCAGTTCATTCTGTTGGGCGAGGACGCGCGGGTTGAGGTAATAGGGTGTGGAATCGGGGAGTTCTTCCGATATGTGTTTTTTTGCGGGAACCGCAAGCTGTTCTTCATCGAGCATGGACCGTATACGGTTGATAAACTCCGCTTTTTTCTCCTGTGAATAATCCACCTCATCTCCCCCGCCGTCGATTACCGCATCGAAAAGTTCCTGCTTCATGGCGATACCGGCCGCCACCCTTTCTTCGATGGAGTTTTTTGCGACAAGGTTGATGATGTTGATGCACCTGCTTCGCTGTCCGATTCTGTTCACCCTCCCGGTACGCTGATTCAGCTTTGCCGGATTCCATGGGAGTTCGAAGTTAATAACGCAATCGGCGGCCTGCAGATTGAGTCCGACTCCGCCTGCATCGGATGAGAGGAATACCATGCACGACGGATTATCTGTAAACTCATCGATCAGTTTTTGTCTTTTTTGCTGCGGGACCTTTCCGTTAAAGTCGATAAAGGGTATTTTCAGCCCTGATAAAAGCTTGCCGATCAAATATGTCATCGTGGTCCATTCACTGAAAATGACCGTTTTTCGTTTGTTTTCGATAACGAGTTCGCAAAGGATTTTTTCCAGTTCCGTGAGTTTCGGGGAGAGATTCGTCTTGCGGTCGATGAGGTAGGTGGAATCGCATACCATTCTCATGCAGAGCAGGAGTTGCTGTATGGTTCGTATATCGAACGGCGTGAGGATTTTCTTGCCCAATATGGGCATAAGCGATTGTACGTAGCCCTGGTGAATTTCGTACTGTTCCTTTGTCAGGTCGATATAATAGGTATTGGTAATCTCTTCGGGGAGACATTCGAGTACTTCTTCCTTTTTCCTGCGGATAACCAGGTTTTCGAGTTTTTTGTGTATGATATCGAGGTTTTTGTATCCGGCTATGCTTTTCCGCCTGTCGCGGAGAATTTTAAGATGGTTCGCGGCAAATATCCAGAACGGACTCAACAATTCCGGATCGGAGAACTGTAAAATAGAATAGAGATCCTCGAGTTTGTTTTCGAGGGGTGTACCGGTTATCACGATTGATTGCTTGCGGGGTATCGTCAGAATGGCCTGATGTGTTTTTGTTTCGAAGTTCTTTATCCGCTGGGCTTCATCGAGGATCACGAGGTCGGTCCTGATTCGCTGAATGACCATAATATCCCTCAAAACCGCCTCGTAATTGGTAATGAGAAAATATTCGGGTGAAGTATCATATATTTTCTGCCGTTCTCTCCTTGACCCGGCGACAATGACCGCTTTTTCATCCGTAAATCGTTCGATCTCCTTTTTCCACTGCTCTTTCAGGGACGCGGGACATACAACAAGAACCCGCTTGAAACCGAATACATCCTTTTTCAGTATCGAAATGGTAATGGCCTGCAGGGTTTTTCCGAGACCCATCTCATCAGCGATAATCACCCGTGTTTTAAACAAAGAAAACTCAACTCCTTTTTTCTGATAAGGGTAAAGCACCGTCTTTATCCGTGAATAATCGAATGAATAATTCTTTTTGACGGAGAACATTTCGTTTAAAAAAAGATAGTTTTCCACCTTTCTCGTCACGAAGTCATCGACACGGACATTCTTTTTTCCGGCCAGTTTGAGAAGCAGCAGGTAAAGTTCAGCCACGTCATTTTTTTTATACAACCCGTTTTCACTGAAATAAAGCGATAAATCTTCTTTAACGGATTTTTCAATGCGGCCGTCATAAAAATAACAGGGTTTCTGGTTATAGGAATCCCAATAGATATGAATAAAGGGCATCGTCTCTTTTTTCCCCTGTTCGAAAAAACCCCTGTCCTTTTTACACTTGTCGAAAAAACGGATGAGGTGTTTGCACAAACCGAGTCTGTTGTGCGTGAAATCGGGACAACTGCAGGTGCCCCGTTCCGTTTCAGGATCGTGAACCCTCAGGATATATTTTCTTTTATTTTTCGTTATGATTGTATGTTCACCCTTGCAGGTCTCACCGAATATGATTTCCATTTCCTCCATTTTGGCGCTTTTTCTTCTGCTTGCGATAACATCATCGCGGATCTCTTCATAACCGAGATAATCCGTTTCCTGAAATGTTTCATCCGTCTCGCTATCGTAATAATTTTCGGAAAGAAGTCTTTCGGCAATATCGAGACAAACGGCGACGATATGTTTGCATCCGCCTGCGGGATACGGGCAGTCGCAGCTTGTTCTGACACCGTTTTCAAGAGAAACATCGACCGTATAGTTGCCGTAGTTTCCATCCACCGTGTAGGAAAATAAGCCCTTTTTTGCGTCAAAGGAATTGACGGAATAATTTCCGAGATGATAGATATTCTCACCTCTTGTATGAATGACTTTCGAGTCCGCGATACGTTCCCTGATGTATTCTTTTGTCAATTGTTCCATGGCGGTAATATCACTCCATATATGAAAATTTGACTGTCATACTATCATTATTGTCCGGGTTTGAAAATATCGTATGCAACATAAGGAAAAGAAACTTCACCACTGAAGCCGTGCTTCGATAACGCCCTTGAACCCGACACGGACGACGGGATACCCCCCTTCGATGTGTTCGATATCGACGCCGGCATCGATTCCCCCTTTTATATAGCCGGTCCCAGGGTAGGTAAATGTCGTCGTGTGGCCGAGAAGAATCGTGAGGGGATGAAAGGATTCCTCATCCGGTGAATCCTTGAAGGTGAGACCCAAACGCTCTTCATGAGCGATGAATGCGTCTTCCACATTCCCGCTTTCGGTAAAAGGAAAAGAAAGTCCGTTCCGGGGTACGACTCGCCATTCGAATGCGAGGGTTGCCGTATCGCTTAAAAGATACATCTTGTCCTCTGAAATTTTCAGCTGGTTGTCGATAGAGAAACGGTTCTGTTTCTCGTCGATAAAACGCACGTAATTACCGATAGATATATCCCATATCAGGGTACTTTCACTCTCGGAGAAATCGAGGTTCACCGACGTCACATATTCATCGACCGTATAAAAATCAAAAAAGCGGTATGCACCGAATTTACCGAACAGGTTGATGGCATGAATCCGGGTAGCGAGATTGTAGCGATTGACAAAATCGTAAAGATCCGTTTGTTTTTTCATTTCCTTGCTCATTGTGTATTCAAGTGAAGAAGGAACAAACAAATCATACAAATGCGAGCCGAAATCCCTGGATAAAGCAAGGGTAACGGCAGGTATATATGTCGCCGAGGTGCACCCGGTATCTTCGGTCACCATCCTGAATGTCTCTTCGCTTTGTGCGGAAAATAATTCAAGAAACGGCAGCTGATTGAAGAGATACGGATGTTCGACAATTGTCGTACCCCACGCGGCAATATCGTCGGTCAACCCCCCGATCCCCCCTTCGACCTGCTCGACTGCGAGTGACCTCCGGTAACCGGGGGTCAGTATGAAGAGTGCTTTTTCATTGCGTCTCAATGTGATCGGGAACGAAAGCGAATAGGACATACCGGGGCCGAAGGTTCTTTGCGTTTCGGTAACATTATCGCTGATCCAGGTGACGCCGGTTGCCCACTCGAGGCCGACGGGAAGGACGGGAAGGCTGAGAACGGTTGAAAACGCCTGTTTCCGTTGACCGATCATCCCCGTATCCGAGGAAACGATGTATCGCCATGCGGAAATCCAGGCAGGGAGATACCACTCGCCGGGCCGGATAATATCGGTATAATACTCGCTGTATGATTCGGTGAGGAGGAGATCGAAACTGTCGGCAGCGGAAAATCCGGTAACCAATCCCCAATTTTGCAGAACGGTTTTTTCTCGGCAGGTTGCCTCTGTCGTGATATGGCCGGAGAACGCACCGTCTCCGGTGCCGACCTCGAGGGAATCCGCCCGGTAGATATCGGTTCCCCCGTTGCCGGGAAGCTGTGTAAACGTATCGGTAAAGGAGAGGACGCACTCGTCTTTCGGTATCTGCAATTTGTGGCCGCCCGTGACGTTGACCGTATCTTCCGATCCCTCGATGAGAAGGTGGGCGTCGAGGCCGGATGCGAGAAGGCCGATCGAGAGTTCGGAAAGGGAAGAAAAACTCCCGGAAGACTCGTATTGCCCGTAAAGGGGAGAAAATCCTTCGGTGACAAACATGGCTTTTTCCCTGAACCTCAGGTCGGAAACGAGAGGAAAATCATCGATCGTCACGATATCCCCCTCGATATTGATTTCGGCATCGAACCCGAAGGCGGCGCCCAGTGAGGTAACGGGCCTTTTCAGATGAATCTCATCGATAAAGAGGGTGCCGTCCTGGCCGGACGATAGTGACGTGTAGCCGATACCGAAACGCGAGATGGTCGTGTAATCGTTATCGGCGGAGAGGTTCCAATCGACCCGCTCTCCTCCGAGATATATCTCTTTTGTATCGAGTTCGATAGTGACTTCCCGCCATTCGGGAATGAGATCCAGATCGGATGCCGGTATCGTGACGACAATCCCGGCATCCGATGAATCGAGCAGGGAAAAGACGAGTTCGCCGTTTCCCGCGCCGGTCAGTTCCGTGATGGCGAGGTAAAAAGTGACTTCATCGTAGCGGATCCCACCTGTGTCCGGGAGTGAGTAATTGATGCATTCCCAGCTTTCATCGGCATCGAGGTCGTCCCACGTTATCTCGCATACCTTTTGTTCCTCCCCCGCGGGATGAAAGATTTCCCGTACCGCTGCGTATTCACCGGCAAGGGGCACGGGGGGCTTGAGGGGCGCCAGATACTCGTCGATTTCCCTTACCGAAACCCTCTCGCCGTTATTGTCGCCGGTTGTGATTTCTTTCCAGAAGTGGGGGCCCGAAAGATAGATCCGGTCTATGAGGAGTTTTCCGGTCACATCCCCCCCGGTAGAATCGGTCAGGACAACACGGAGAAAGTTCGACCGCACGAGAAGTTCCCGCTGGGAATCGGAGAGGAATGCGGTATATGACTGCCAGCCTGTTGTCGACGGTGTCAGACCGATGGGGGAGGTGGTGACGAGTCGTCCCGGTGCTTCGGGATCGAGCAGAAAATTCCCGTCGGTATCTTCAGAGTTTCGCGTCCCGTTGCCTTCGCCTTCCGGGCCGCCGCCTATTTTGAGAATGGCGGCGGCCGAGGTGTCGTCAAACGAATATCCCGTGGAGGAAGGGGAACTCTCGCCGTCGAGGCGGCCGTCGCCGTCGATATCCTCATCGATCTCGCCGATCTGAAGGGTTAGTTCGATATCGCCGCTCAAATCAATGCTTCTGTATGAAATGGTGATGCTTTCAATCCCCGTAAGATCGACCGGTCCGTATCCCGGGTCAGCGGGAATCTGGATACCGACCCAGTCGTCATCGCCGGGCATTGAAAAATCCATGACGAGACTCGATCTGTTTCGCGATACGGCACTTCCCCTGACTTCATAGGGACCTGTTTTCGAACCGGTCCGGTAGGGGTAGATCTGGTCATCCGGAATATCCCAGGTAATCTCTTTCAGCGTCACATCTCCCAGAAGCCCGTATTCACGGTAGTTTTTGTAAAAGAGACGTCCCCGGTCCGCAAGCGACAATGCGGGCTCGTAGGGGGCGGGAAGTGAAGAAGGGGTTACCGTGTTTTCAGACAATACCATGTCCATTCCGCCTTTTTCCATGCCGAGAAGCCTGAATATGCCGGTCGTGTCGGGATTGGTAAATGAAACCCCCGCATTTGCCGTAAGGGTAAGCCAGTCGAGTGCCGTCGAAAACGAACAGGAGCCGAGTAACGAACCCATTTTCGAGTAGGCCTGTTCGGTGTAGGAGCCGGGAAGCGCGTTCCATCTGAGACCCGCCGACAGCATCAGGGTGGTCGTATCATTCAATAATGTCTTGTTGCCCCAGGCAAAGAGGAGATCTCCGTTCTCCATGGTTTCGGCGCGGGTCCTGTATATGACCTCGATCCGGTCGATCGGAGAAATATCGGTGAGAAAGGTGAGGATACCTGCGGTGAAGTCGACTTCGAATCGCGTTTCCTTTATCCCGTTGCGTATCACGTAGACCGAACCGGGAATGATATCCGGTTCGAGGAGGTAATATTGCAGGGGATTCTTTATTGTGACAAGAATTTCGTAATCCGTATGTATCCCCGTTACGTCCCTTCGGGGGCCGTATATAACCGATGCCGGATCGGGGAAGGGATACCGGTTACGAAAATCCCCCTTCGGATTGCTGTCATAGAATGCGATAATTCTGTTATACATCGTATCAGGGCTGAAATCGACATCCCACGGCAGACCTGTTTTCTCGCGTGTCCCCCCTTTTTGGACGAGCGAGATATCGACGAGCCCGGGGGAAGACGGCAAAGCGTCGGTAAATGGGTAGGAACCCGATAGTTCGAAAGGCGAAAATACCCCCTTTTCCCAGAGAAGGAGGGAGTCGAATGAGCCGTTCAGGGTAATTCGTCGTGCCCCCATATCCTGGGTCAGGTGTACTCCCATATCGAAATAAAAACGTACCGGCGGGGCGGAAATATCGATATTGCCGTCGGCATCCTCGCCGGGCAGGGCATCGACTCCCAATCCGGGATCGTCGGTTCCCACTTCATACCCGTTTTTTTTGTAATAAACGAGTATTCTGCCTTTGCGGTATTCTTTGAGGGAAACGGTACCGGCTGCCGAATCGAGAACGACTTCATCGAATGTCGCTTTTCGGTATGTCCTGCCGTCGGACCCCGACAAGGTTCCCTTGTCATTGTCTTCGAGATACACCGATAGGTCGGTGACATTTGAGTCGGGAAGCAGGAAGAACCGCCCTCGCATATATTGTTCGGGAACGAAACGTATCTCCTCGATTTCCCGGAGTCCCTCGAAGGTTTTCTTTTTCTCTTCGCTGTATTCATACCGGAGAAGCAATTCATGGGTAGCCGCCGGTGTCTGAAAGAGGACTTCCGCGCCGAGCGATGAGTTTTCGATATCGGCGATATTCAGAAACGGATAGGGCGAGATATTGATATCGGTATTGCCGATATACACATGCTGCAGCAGTTCCCCCTCCTTGCCCTCGTATCCGGCAATGATGAGATTGTCCGTCA comes from Spirochaetales bacterium and encodes:
- a CDS encoding DEAD/DEAH box helicase family protein, whose translation is MEQLTKEYIRERIADSKVIHTRGENIYHLGNYSVNSFDAKKGLFSYTVDGNYGNYTVDVSLENGVRTSCDCPYPAGGCKHIVAVCLDIAERLLSENYYDSETDETFQETDYLGYEEIRDDVIASRRKSAKMEEMEIIFGETCKGEHTIITKNKRKYILRVHDPETERGTCSCPDFTHNRLGLCKHLIRFFDKCKKDRGFFEQGKKETMPFIHIYWDSYNQKPCYFYDGRIEKSVKEDLSLYFSENGLYKKNDVAELYLLLLKLAGKKNVRVDDFVTRKVENYLFLNEMFSVKKNYSFDYSRIKTVLYPYQKKGVEFSLFKTRVIIADEMGLGKTLQAITISILKKDVFGFKRVLVVCPASLKEQWKKEIERFTDEKAVIVAGSRRERQKIYDTSPEYFLITNYEAVLRDIMVIQRIRTDLVILDEAQRIKNFETKTHQAILTIPRKQSIVITGTPLENKLEDLYSILQFSDPELLSPFWIFAANHLKILRDRRKSIAGYKNLDIIHKKLENLVIRRKKEEVLECLPEEITNTYYIDLTKEQYEIHQGYVQSLMPILGKKILTPFDIRTIQQLLLCMRMVCDSTYLIDRKTNLSPKLTELEKILCELVIENKRKTVIFSEWTTMTYLIGKLLSGLKIPFIDFNGKVPQQKRQKLIDEFTDNPSCMVFLSSDAGGVGLNLQAADCVINFELPWNPAKLNQRTGRVNRIGQRSRCINIINLVAKNSIEERVAAGIAMKQELFDAVIDGGGDEVDYSQEKKAEFINRIRSMLDEEQLAVPAKKHISEELPDSTPYYLNPRVLAQQNELDFEKEEAAEEEKISDAAEENIDSHESVPDAAIMEEVLENGLKFLSGLTMMATGKPVIADDESKMVHVDKNTGEVTLKFKLQGFS